From the Pedobacter cryoconitis genome, one window contains:
- a CDS encoding GNAT family N-acetyltransferase, with protein MKIMIFGASGSGTTTLAHRLSIELGFSHLDTDDYYWLKSEIPFELKRDSQERDNLFTSDFKKNENIVVSGSILNWNEKFFNYFDLVVFLWIPPAVRITRLIKRETERFGDLLKTDEYLKKKYDEFIELASGYDQPGFQGRSFERHTNWLNKLQVPVLRLESDITIEERLRLVREKIEHLSIHQELTFTEKNEINRTLYDLLLSADPSIEVINSYTHNNEIFVALYRTKIIGAFVLLPLNKSTIEIKNIAVKTQYQGIGLGKRLLEKAAVASLAKGFKTLRIATGNSSIGQLALYQKGGFELVGMNHNFFIDHYPHPIIENGIRCKHLLILERSI; from the coding sequence ATGAAAATCATGATTTTTGGAGCATCAGGCTCTGGTACAACCACTTTAGCTCATCGGCTCTCTATTGAGCTGGGCTTTAGCCACCTTGATACTGATGACTATTACTGGCTTAAAAGTGAAATACCTTTTGAGCTCAAACGCGATTCGCAAGAGCGCGATAACTTATTTACCAGCGATTTTAAGAAAAATGAAAACATTGTTGTTTCTGGCTCAATATTAAATTGGAACGAGAAATTTTTCAATTATTTCGACCTCGTTGTATTTCTATGGATCCCCCCTGCTGTAAGAATAACCCGCTTAATTAAAAGAGAAACGGAAAGATTTGGAGACTTGCTGAAAACAGATGAATACCTGAAAAAAAAGTATGATGAATTTATTGAATTGGCATCAGGCTATGATCAGCCAGGTTTTCAAGGCAGGAGTTTCGAACGACATACCAATTGGCTCAATAAATTACAAGTTCCGGTCCTCAGATTAGAGAGTGATATTACAATTGAAGAACGGCTGCGGCTGGTCAGGGAAAAAATTGAGCACCTGTCTATCCATCAGGAATTGACTTTTACAGAGAAAAATGAAATCAACAGGACACTCTATGACTTGTTGTTATCTGCCGATCCTTCTATAGAAGTTATCAATTCATATACACACAATAATGAGATTTTTGTTGCCTTATACCGGACAAAAATCATAGGTGCTTTTGTATTGCTGCCTTTAAATAAAAGCACTATTGAAATCAAGAATATTGCTGTTAAAACTCAGTATCAGGGTATTGGTCTGGGTAAACGCCTGCTGGAGAAAGCTGCTGTTGCTTCTTTAGCCAAGGGGTTTAAGACACTGAGGATTGCAACTGGTAATTCAAGTATTGGTCAGCTGGCCTTGTATCAAAAAGGAGGTTTTGAACTCGTGGGTATGAATCACAATTTCTTTATTGATCACTACCCTCACCCTATTATTGAAAATGGGATCCGGTGTAAACACCTGTTAATTTTGGAAAGGAGTATATAG
- a CDS encoding DUF4249 domain-containing protein — translation MKTFNFLPIFATILLTSCEKKLTIDLASDADRPVLNVLMNENAPLKARFTLSGRLADGESFKDPANAETRLYENDVFKESLKPQTIDGKKYYVSTIGVLKDKKYSITATAPGFNLVEGSDIIPDINTIEINNQAVIESNSDQYKFKFNFLLKNTSKEKQYYRFRILYEENNSGKTIKKAPFYIRPVNTSDIFGSGNSSKKEWFVEKAQPAGETIFYAFSTDDNPASKKRYIEVTLFTETSYKYLKSVAKAEDSRNSPFAEKVIIHSNIQNGLGIVGGLSAKEFPIPNP, via the coding sequence ATGAAAACATTTAATTTCTTACCCATATTCGCCACTATCTTATTAACCTCTTGTGAAAAGAAACTAACTATCGACTTAGCCTCAGATGCAGACCGCCCGGTGCTAAATGTACTGATGAATGAAAATGCCCCGCTAAAAGCACGCTTTACCTTATCCGGCCGGTTAGCGGATGGGGAATCGTTTAAAGACCCTGCAAATGCGGAAACCAGATTATATGAAAATGATGTTTTTAAAGAGTCATTGAAGCCTCAGACCATAGATGGCAAAAAATATTATGTAAGCACTATTGGTGTACTTAAGGATAAAAAGTATAGCATCACAGCTACTGCGCCCGGTTTTAACCTGGTAGAAGGCAGTGATATTATTCCGGATATCAATACTATAGAAATTAATAATCAGGCTGTTATCGAATCAAATAGCGATCAGTATAAATTTAAGTTCAATTTTCTGCTGAAGAATACCAGCAAAGAAAAGCAATATTACCGCTTCAGAATCTTATATGAAGAAAACAACTCCGGCAAAACGATCAAAAAGGCACCGTTTTATATCCGCCCGGTAAATACTTCCGATATTTTCGGAAGCGGAAACTCCAGCAAAAAAGAGTGGTTTGTAGAAAAAGCGCAACCAGCTGGTGAGACTATCTTTTATGCTTTCAGTACAGATGATAATCCAGCATCAAAGAAGAGATATATTGAGGTTACCCTGTTTACTGAAACCAGTTATAAATATTTAAAGAGTGTAGCTAAAGCAGAGGATAGTAGAAATAGCCCTTTTGCGGAAAAAGTAATTATCCACAGCAATATACAAAATGGCCTGGGCATAGTTGGAGGTTTATCTGCTAAAGAATTCCCTATACCGAACCCTTAA
- a CDS encoding sensor histidine kinase: protein MLTDALFQALFNISSPRILLSVHGRDFKIIYDNEAFRSASLNETFSIAGKSIWDLFNAGNCSSDNLVLLENALIQSVELKQTLFLYDFDYQFAATGHGKTRWELEIIPIENENGQPPYIILTLKLQKKQKYTGIQQHPELLNIVSHIPIGLCILSGETMVLEIVNEKMLNLWDRNDSIQGLPLLEFMPELTDQVFPKLLQQVYTSGIAFSNRGAVVQLVVGGRLKSVYMDFSYTPLKNSDGVTDSILVMAEDVTDNIMGLQREQQLAERLTAINEELSFSNLELAENESRIRFLLNALPQQVWTADSAGLLDYVNQVVCDDFGFDVATVIGHGWQKFVHPDDLAESLEKWSNALETGCEYVTEFRLLFQDGNYRWFLSRAIPLIENGKLLLWIGTNTNIELQKSNEQRKDEFISIASHELKTPLTSIKAFNQLIQRKNQEHALDGFILKSAQNIARLERLIKDLLDVTKINAGKINYELEPFDFRKMLIETIENVQLTAPDHTIILENAVEISCLGDRYRLEQVVHNFLTNAVKYSPDGLKIIVKSTLEGNDLIVSVQDFGIGIAEKDRKRLFERYYRVGDNAMRFEGLGLGLFISSEILRRHQGNFWIESEPGYGSTFFFRLPVG from the coding sequence ATGCTTACTGATGCCCTTTTTCAAGCTTTGTTCAATATTTCTTCACCGCGTATACTCTTAAGTGTTCATGGCCGGGATTTTAAAATTATTTATGATAATGAAGCTTTCAGAAGTGCAAGTTTAAATGAGACTTTCAGTATTGCTGGTAAAAGTATCTGGGACTTATTTAATGCTGGAAATTGTAGCAGTGACAATTTGGTTTTACTCGAAAATGCGCTGATTCAATCAGTTGAACTGAAGCAGACCTTATTTCTTTATGATTTCGACTATCAGTTTGCCGCAACCGGGCATGGCAAAACCCGCTGGGAACTGGAAATTATTCCCATAGAGAATGAAAATGGACAGCCTCCATATATTATCCTGACTCTTAAACTTCAAAAAAAACAAAAGTATACAGGTATTCAACAACATCCTGAACTGTTAAATATCGTTAGTCATATTCCCATAGGCCTTTGCATCTTGTCTGGTGAAACAATGGTACTGGAAATCGTCAATGAGAAGATGTTAAATTTATGGGATAGAAATGACTCTATTCAAGGATTGCCTTTACTGGAATTTATGCCAGAATTAACGGACCAGGTATTTCCTAAATTATTACAACAGGTTTATACTTCAGGGATCGCGTTTAGTAACAGAGGTGCAGTTGTACAACTCGTTGTAGGCGGACGTTTAAAAAGTGTCTACATGGACTTTTCCTATACACCACTGAAAAATAGTGATGGAGTGACAGATAGTATTCTGGTGATGGCCGAAGATGTAACCGACAATATCATGGGACTCCAGCGGGAACAACAATTAGCAGAAAGGCTGACGGCTATTAATGAAGAATTATCATTCTCCAATCTTGAACTGGCAGAAAATGAATCCAGGATCAGGTTTTTACTGAATGCATTGCCACAGCAGGTGTGGACAGCTGATTCGGCAGGTTTGCTGGATTATGTAAACCAGGTAGTGTGCGATGATTTTGGTTTTGATGTCGCAACAGTTATAGGACATGGCTGGCAGAAATTTGTACATCCTGATGATTTAGCGGAGTCTCTTGAAAAGTGGAGCAATGCTTTGGAAACAGGATGTGAGTATGTAACTGAGTTTCGGTTATTGTTCCAGGATGGGAATTACAGGTGGTTCCTGTCCAGAGCCATCCCACTGATTGAAAATGGTAAATTATTACTTTGGATAGGAACGAATACCAATATTGAGCTGCAAAAAAGCAATGAGCAGCGTAAAGATGAATTTATATCTATTGCAAGTCATGAACTTAAAACACCGCTGACCAGCATCAAGGCATTTAATCAGCTGATTCAGCGTAAAAATCAGGAACATGCACTGGATGGTTTTATCCTGAAGTCTGCTCAGAATATAGCCCGGTTAGAAAGGTTAATTAAAGATCTGCTGGATGTGACCAAGATCAATGCCGGGAAAATTAACTATGAGCTTGAACCTTTCGACTTCAGAAAAATGCTGATCGAAACTATAGAAAATGTTCAGCTGACTGCTCCGGATCATACAATAATTTTGGAAAATGCAGTGGAAATCAGTTGCCTGGGAGACCGGTACAGATTGGAACAGGTGGTTCATAATTTTTTGACCAATGCAGTGAAATATTCTCCTGATGGTCTAAAGATAATTGTAAAGTCAACGCTTGAAGGGAATGATTTAATTGTATCTGTCCAGGATTTTGGTATTGGTATAGCTGAAAAAGATAGGAAGAGGTTATTTGAAAGATATTATAGGGTCGGAGATAATGCTATGCGGTTTGAAGGACTTGGTCTTGGCCTTTTCATTTCTTCGGAAATTTTAAGAAGGCATCAGGGGAATTTCTGGATAGAAAGCGAGCCTGGTTATGGCTCCACTTTCTTTTTCCGTTTACCGGTTGGCTAA